A stretch of DNA from Spirosoma endbachense:
ACTCATTCAAACGAATGCTGAAGGTAAAGCGACCGTGTCGTTCTATACGTCCGATGCCAAAACCAATCTCCGTTTACGGGCCGAAGGCGTAACAACGAGCGGTATGCCGGGAATGGAGCAACGACTAGTGCAAGTGGAGAGAGAATAATATATAGTAAATGGGATTGTATATTCTTTATAACTGGCGAGTAATATATATTTTTCAGATAAAGAAGAGCTAAGAACTGATTTGGATAATAAGGCTTTTAGAGGGTGAAGCGTTGCCGAAATGCGGCAATTTTACGAAAATTCTCAGCCATCTCATTATGATTTTTATAGATCCTTAATCTGGCTAAAAGCCAGATTATTTTTAAGTTAATCATATTAGTGTTAGAGGATGTAAGAATCAGTTTCGCTTTTTTTACTAGGATAAAAAGTAAATATAATCCACGGAGCGAAAAGTTTACAACTAATATCAACCTAAAAATAGCTAAGTTATTTGTGTATATACTTTGATTAATTATGTATGGTTCTAAAACGATATGTGAACGAGCATCTTCATTCAAATATTCCACATAATAATTCCAGGTAGTGCGGTTTTTGGGGATAAAATGCTTGAACTGTAAGTGATTGTCATATCGAATCAAATACCCGGCTAGAGCTATAGCATAGCACAACTCCGTATCTCCACCACTGCTAAGCTTCGTACCCATTCGATCCGTTAATAAGAATTTGAAACCGGCTAAGCGGAGCGTTTCATAAGCTGATTTACGGATAACACACCCAGCACCATATATTCCATAGGAGCGAAGTATTCTCGATCTGTACACCTGGGCTCCTCCTGCATGAATTGGATAATTAAGAGAGGGGGGGACTTCATACACTAAATTTCCATGCCCACCCAGTACGCCAAGAATTGGATGGCTCTGCATAATTTTATATGCGTAGCTAACATAATCATTATCTAGCCAGTTATCATCG
This window harbors:
- a CDS encoding glycosyltransferase; protein product: MQNGVSIVICTYNGASRLEPTLRHIAQQKVPSDVNWEVLLIDNASTDDSAQTAFQLWKELACTTPFRVLHQPIKGLSYARDMGFSEAQYEYILMCDDDNWLDNDYVSYAYKIMQSHPILGVLGGHGNLVYEVPPSLNYPIHAGGAQVYRSRILRSYGIYGAGCVIRKSAYETLRLAGFKFLLTDRMGTKLSSGGDTELCYAIALAGYLIRYDNHLQFKHFIPKNRTTWNYYVEYLNEDARSHIVLEPYIINQSIYTNNLAIFRLILVVNFSLRGLYLLFILVKKAKLILTSSNTNMINLKIIWLLARLRIYKNHNEMAENFRKIAAFRQRFTL